DNA sequence from the Pedobacter sp. W3I1 genome:
TCTTCAAAAGGAAAAGCTAACACCGCCACATCTTTATAATAAGCCATCCACTCCTTTTTAAAATCCGCGGGGAGGTTGTCTTCACCGAAAAATGGCTTTTTTGGCATCGGTACAGGCAGTATGATCCTGCCTTTATCTGTTGATGAAACCACTACCTGACTGGAAACCAGGTGCTGCATAGATTCCTCGGCTTTTACCCAGCGGCCACCGCTTCCTGTCCATCCCGGTCCTATGCCTAAAGTGATCTCGATGCCAAGCCGTCTGGCTTCTCTTTCTGCATGTGCAAAAAGACTGATCCACTGCTTGCTTAAAAAATCTACTTTACCTCGGGGTATGCCCACATTAACTTCCAAAAAAACCAGGTTACCAATACCGGCTTTTTTCATGGATTCGAGGTCTTTGCTTATCGATTCTTTAGAAAGGTTCCCATCCATAAAATACCAGTATACCCCTGGCTTATAGCTATCCTTTGGAAGGAGGAAGTTAGTCTTCATTTCACTTACACGCTCTTTTGGCACACTAATCTGCGATTTTACAACATTGGTCGCAAAAAAGCATAAAATCAGATAAACATATTTATTTCTCAAAAATGCCATGTTGTTTGAATAGTTGAGCGCTTTCATTTTCCGGTATATATTATATTTGGTTAAAAATCGGCTTACTCTAAATATAGCACTACTTCATAAAGCAAGCTGTAAGTAAATCGTTTTATTAACAAATATATCATAATTCACATCAGCTGTTTTTACCGAAATGTATTTTATTTTACGGTATTTGATAAAATTTTGGCTGAGAGGTAGGAGCAGATTAATCTATTGAACCAGCGAAGATATAGGTGAGCAAACCCGGAACATTTACATGTGTATTTTTAAAATGGCCTGGGGCTAGCTGGAATCCCAGTTTTTCGAGCAGTTTCACCGAAGGTGGGTTATCACTGGATGGGAAAGCAACGATTGTTTTAACTCCCATTACCTCAAATGCATACCTGAGTATACAAGTAACGATTTCTACCATTATACCTTTACCCTGAAACTCGGGAAGCAACTCATATCCAATTTCCACCGTCTCCTTCTGGATATCAAAATCCCAGAGGCAAGCCGCACCTATCATAGCGGTATCACCCTTGTAAGAAGCAACCCAGTATATAGATTCATCTTTATTAATCAGGTTGTTAATTTTATTGATGTATGCAATGGCTTCGTCGATATGCAGAAAGGGCGCCTTTCCTGTTAAGGCAGCTACTTCAACATCCGAACGTAATTGATAAATTACCGGCGCATCTTCCAGCGAAAGTCTGCGAAGGATCAATCTGTCGGTTTCGAGTATTGGAAAGGTGGAAA
Encoded proteins:
- a CDS encoding GNAT family N-acetyltransferase — translated: MKQLDFSTFPILETDRLILRRLSLEDAPVIYQLRSDVEVAALTGKAPFLHIDEAIAYINKINNLINKDESIYWVASYKGDTAMIGAACLWDFDIQKETVEIGYELLPEFQGKGIMVEIVTCILRYAFEVMGVKTIVAFPSSDNPPSVKLLEKLGFQLAPGHFKNTHVNVPGLLTYIFAGSID
- a CDS encoding glycosyl hydrolase; the encoded protein is MKALNYSNNMAFLRNKYVYLILCFFATNVVKSQISVPKERVSEMKTNFLLPKDSYKPGVYWYFMDGNLSKESISKDLESMKKAGIGNLVFLEVNVGIPRGKVDFLSKQWISLFAHAEREARRLGIEITLGIGPGWTGSGGRWVKAEESMQHLVSSQVVVSSTDKGRIILPVPMPKKPFFGEDNLPADFKKEWMAYYKDVAVLAFPFEEQTIKIADIDEKALYYRAPYSSGTVIPYLPSPVAGQVGKSKGIEKSTILDLTSKMSSDGSLNWTPPSGKWTVMRFGARNNGAITRPAPVPGLGFESDKFDTLALKPSFGYLCG